From a region of the Carbonactinospora thermoautotrophica genome:
- a CDS encoding type 1 glutamine amidotransferase domain-containing protein, producing the protein MARVAFILADMFEDSEFTEPYQKVKQAGHEAVVVGLEAGKEITGKNGAKVTPDKGVDEVSPDEFDALVIPGGYSPDKLRTNPRMVELTRRIFEASKPVAAICHAGWMLAEADIVRGRKVTSYHSIKTDLKNAGATWVDQEVVEDGNLITSRHPGDIPAFCEAVLRQLK; encoded by the coding sequence ATGGCCAGGGTGGCTTTCATCCTCGCTGACATGTTCGAGGACTCCGAGTTCACCGAGCCGTACCAGAAGGTGAAGCAGGCCGGGCACGAGGCCGTCGTGGTCGGGCTGGAGGCCGGCAAGGAGATCACCGGCAAGAATGGCGCCAAAGTCACCCCTGACAAGGGTGTCGACGAGGTGAGCCCGGATGAGTTCGACGCGCTGGTGATCCCTGGCGGGTACTCGCCGGACAAGCTGCGCACCAACCCCCGAATGGTCGAGCTGACCCGCCGGATCTTCGAGGCCAGCAAGCCAGTCGCTGCGATCTGCCATGCCGGCTGGATGCTGGCCGAAGCGGACATCGTCCGCGGCAGGAAGGTCACCTCGTACCACTCCATCAAGACCGACCTGAAGAACGCCGGCGCCACCTGGGTGGACCAGGAGGTGGTCGAGGACGGCAACCTGATCACGTCGCGGCACCCGGGCGACATCCCGGCGTTCTGTGAGGCGGTTCTGCGGCAGCTGAAGTGA
- the dapE gene encoding succinyl-diaminopimelate desuccinylase, with translation MASRAELRPVSRLDLSLDGVALTAQLVDIPSVSGQEAPLADAIEQALRELPHLTVHRDGNAVVARTELGRPERVVLAGHIDTVPIADNVPSRRQGDLLYGCGTSDMKSGVAVQLRLAATVPTPNRDVTYVFYDCEEVEAARNGLGRLARLHPEWLEADFAVLLEPTDAAVEGGCQGTLRVDVITAGRRAHSARSWLGRNAIHAAARVLAILDAYQPRRVVIDGLEYREGLNAVRVAGGVAGNVIPDLCTVTVNYRFAPDRTEEEAFAHVKELFSGYDVVLTDSAPGAPPGLDKPAAAAFVRAIGKPAQPKYGWTDVARFAQLGVPAVNYGPGDPNLAHTRDEHVRVAAIAECEERMRAWLTA, from the coding sequence ATGGCCTCGCGAGCTGAGCTGCGGCCGGTGTCGCGCCTGGACCTGAGTCTGGACGGTGTCGCGCTCACCGCGCAACTGGTCGACATCCCGTCGGTGAGCGGCCAGGAGGCGCCGCTCGCCGACGCCATCGAGCAGGCGTTGCGGGAGCTGCCGCACCTCACCGTGCACCGGGACGGCAACGCGGTCGTGGCCCGCACCGAGCTGGGTCGCCCGGAACGGGTCGTGCTCGCCGGGCACATCGACACCGTGCCGATCGCGGACAACGTGCCGTCCCGGCGCCAGGGCGACCTGCTCTACGGCTGCGGCACCTCCGACATGAAGAGCGGGGTGGCGGTGCAGCTCCGGCTCGCCGCCACGGTGCCCACGCCGAACCGGGACGTGACGTACGTCTTCTACGACTGCGAGGAGGTCGAGGCGGCCCGCAACGGGTTGGGCCGGCTCGCCCGCCTCCACCCGGAGTGGCTCGAGGCGGACTTCGCCGTGCTGCTGGAACCGACCGACGCCGCGGTCGAGGGCGGCTGCCAGGGCACCCTCCGGGTGGACGTCATCACCGCCGGACGGCGCGCCCACAGCGCGCGGTCCTGGCTGGGCCGGAACGCCATCCACGCGGCCGCGCGGGTCCTCGCGATCCTCGACGCGTACCAGCCGCGGCGCGTGGTCATCGACGGCCTGGAATACCGGGAGGGCCTCAACGCGGTCCGTGTCGCGGGCGGGGTGGCCGGAAACGTGATCCCGGATCTGTGCACGGTCACCGTGAACTACCGGTTCGCGCCCGACCGCACCGAGGAGGAGGCGTTCGCCCACGTCAAGGAGTTGTTCTCCGGGTACGACGTGGTGCTCACCGACTCCGCGCCCGGTGCCCCGCCCGGGCTGGACAAGCCGGCGGCGGCCGCGTTCGTGCGCGCGATCGGCAAGCCGGCGCAGCCCAAGTACGGCTGGACGGACGTGGCGCGGTTCGCCCAGCTCGGCGTGCCCGCGGTCAACTACGGCCCCGGCGACCCCAACCTCGCGCACACCCGGGACGAGCACGTCCGCGTGGCGGCGATCGCCGAGTGCGAGGAGCGCATGCGGGCCTGGCTCACCGCGTGA
- a CDS encoding 2,3,4,5-tetrahydropyridine-2,6-dicarboxylate N-succinyltransferase yields the protein MSEPFISPISADLDELWERRAELSPADEDARKLVLEAIDMLDSGSARVAFIDEKTDEVVVDERAKRAILLAFKVLGMTESHVGEFYHHDRIPLKQRFNGVRVVPGAIARWGSYLAPGVVLMPSYTNIGAYVDSGTMVDTWATVGSCAQIGKNVHLSGGVGIGGVLEPPNAKPVVIEDEAMIGSRCMIVEGARVGKGAVVGAGVILSASMPVIDAETGEEISRGHVPAWSVAVSGTRPKEFPGGTFGLPCVLVIKRLEEGQRHDKAQLNDILRAHGLAS from the coding sequence ATGAGTGAGCCGTTCATCAGCCCGATTTCCGCGGACCTTGACGAACTCTGGGAGCGCCGCGCGGAACTCTCCCCCGCTGACGAGGACGCCCGCAAGCTTGTCCTCGAAGCCATCGACATGCTCGACAGCGGTTCCGCCCGCGTCGCCTTCATCGACGAGAAGACCGATGAGGTCGTTGTCGACGAGCGGGCCAAGCGCGCCATCCTCCTGGCGTTCAAGGTGCTCGGCATGACCGAGTCGCACGTGGGGGAGTTCTACCACCACGACCGGATCCCGCTGAAGCAGCGGTTCAACGGCGTCCGCGTGGTGCCCGGTGCCATCGCCCGGTGGGGCAGTTACCTGGCGCCCGGCGTCGTCCTCATGCCCTCCTACACCAACATCGGCGCGTACGTGGACTCCGGCACGATGGTCGACACCTGGGCCACCGTCGGCTCCTGCGCGCAGATCGGCAAGAACGTCCACCTGTCCGGCGGGGTCGGCATCGGCGGCGTGCTCGAGCCGCCGAACGCGAAGCCGGTGGTGATCGAAGACGAGGCCATGATCGGCAGCCGGTGCATGATCGTCGAGGGGGCTCGGGTCGGCAAGGGTGCGGTCGTCGGCGCCGGCGTGATCCTGTCCGCCTCGATGCCGGTCATCGACGCGGAAACCGGTGAGGAGATCAGCCGTGGCCACGTCCCGGCCTGGAGCGTGGCGGTCAGCGGCACCCGGCCCAAGGAGTTCCCCGGCGGCACTTTCGGCCTGCCCTGCGTCCTCGTGATCAAGCGGCTCGAGGAGGGCCAGCGCCATGACAAGGCTCAGCTGAACGACATCCTGCGCGCCCATGGCCTCGCGAGCTGA
- the dapC gene encoding succinyldiaminopimelate transaminase — protein MGARHLSSRLPDFPWDRLAPYQEKARAHPGGAVDLSVGTPVDPVPEQIQQALCAAADAPGYPRTYGTPELRDAVVGWLRRRLGVTCVEPAAVLPIIGSKELVAWLPTQLGLGPGDLVAFPEIAYPTYDVGARLAGATGVPTDDPTTLDPARLRLIWLNSPSNPTGRVLPVQEQRRIVAWARRHGVLVASDECYVELGWEAAPVSVLHDAVSDGSPAGLLAVHSLSKRSNLAGYRAGFVAGDPAVVRELLEVRKHAGHMVPTPVQAALTAALGDDAHVEAQRERYRRRRETLRAALLAAGFRIDHSEAGLYLWATRGEPCWDTVGWFAERGILVAPGEFYGATAREHVRVALTATDERIAAAAARLR, from the coding sequence GTGGGGGCGCGTCATCTCTCGTCGCGGCTTCCCGACTTTCCTTGGGACCGGCTCGCGCCGTACCAGGAGAAGGCGCGCGCTCACCCCGGCGGGGCCGTCGACCTGTCCGTGGGCACACCGGTCGACCCGGTTCCGGAGCAGATCCAGCAGGCGCTGTGCGCCGCGGCGGACGCCCCCGGCTACCCGCGCACCTACGGCACGCCCGAGCTGCGGGACGCCGTGGTCGGCTGGCTGCGCCGCCGGCTCGGCGTGACCTGCGTGGAGCCGGCCGCGGTGCTGCCTATCATCGGGTCGAAGGAGCTGGTGGCCTGGCTGCCCACGCAGCTCGGTCTCGGCCCCGGTGACCTGGTGGCGTTCCCGGAGATCGCGTATCCCACGTACGACGTGGGCGCGCGGCTGGCCGGCGCCACGGGGGTGCCCACTGACGATCCCACCACGCTGGACCCGGCCCGGTTGCGGCTGATTTGGCTGAACTCTCCGTCCAACCCGACCGGCCGGGTGCTGCCCGTCCAGGAGCAGCGGCGGATCGTCGCGTGGGCGCGCCGGCACGGGGTCCTGGTGGCCAGCGACGAGTGCTACGTGGAGCTGGGCTGGGAAGCGGCGCCGGTCTCGGTGCTGCACGACGCGGTGAGCGACGGCTCGCCCGCTGGCCTGCTCGCCGTGCACTCGTTGTCCAAGCGGTCGAACCTGGCCGGGTACCGGGCGGGGTTCGTGGCCGGGGACCCAGCGGTCGTCCGCGAGTTGCTCGAGGTACGCAAGCACGCCGGGCACATGGTGCCCACCCCGGTCCAGGCCGCGCTGACCGCCGCGCTGGGCGACGACGCGCACGTCGAGGCGCAGCGGGAGCGGTACCGCCGGCGTCGGGAGACGCTGCGGGCGGCTCTGCTCGCGGCCGGGTTCCGGATCGACCACTCCGAGGCCGGGCTGTACCTGTGGGCGACCCGGGGAGAGCCCTGCTGGGACACCGTCGGCTGGTTCGCCGAGCGAGGCATCCTCGTCGCACCCGGCGAGTTCTACGGCGCGACCGCGCGCGAGCACGTGCGCGTGGCGTTGACCGCGACCGACGAGCGGATCGCGGCGGCGGCTGCCCGGCTGCGCTAG
- the fdxA gene encoding ferredoxin yields the protein MTYVIAQPCVDVKDKACIEECPVDCIYEGERMLYIHPDECVDCGACEPVCPVEAIFYEDDVPEQWKDFYKANVEFFEDLGSPGGASKLGLIEKDHPLVAALPPQGEES from the coding sequence GTGACCTACGTCATCGCGCAGCCCTGCGTCGACGTCAAGGACAAGGCATGCATCGAGGAGTGCCCCGTCGACTGCATCTACGAGGGCGAGCGAATGCTCTACATCCACCCCGATGAGTGCGTCGACTGCGGCGCGTGCGAGCCGGTCTGCCCGGTCGAGGCCATCTTCTACGAGGACGACGTGCCCGAGCAGTGGAAGGACTTCTACAAGGCGAACGTCGAATTCTTCGAGGACCTGGGCTCTCCGGGCGGCGCGTCCAAGTTGGGGCTCATCGAGAAGGACCACCCGCTGGTCGCCGCGCTCCCACCGCAGGGAGAGGAAAGCTGA
- a CDS encoding GNAT family N-acetyltransferase has protein sequence MTGNRPGAADALRVTPDDIGKRVSLRRVIGTEEGRPVYSDVLGELVSWAGGVLVVRRRDGSLVEVPESTLVVGKVVPAPPPRRREAATRELEAIAARAWPALETEPLGEWWLRASQGFTGRGNSVLPLGDPGLPLDEAVDRVVAWYRARDLRPRFQVVVDSPLDQELAARGWVGEAPVLVLTAPVRAVLGALGASDPAAVRLSTRIPDGWLDVFRGGSAPAEVAAAILGAPPLVRFASVGEPPYAIGRAVVEGRWVGIFGVEVRPELRRRGLARAVLRALLEWGEQAGADTAYLQVEESNEPALALYAALGFLTHHAYRYRLA, from the coding sequence ATGACGGGAAACCGACCAGGTGCAGCCGACGCGCTGCGGGTGACACCGGACGACATCGGGAAGCGGGTCTCGCTGCGCCGGGTCATCGGCACCGAGGAGGGACGTCCGGTGTACTCGGACGTGCTCGGTGAGCTGGTGTCCTGGGCGGGCGGCGTCCTGGTGGTACGCCGCCGGGACGGTTCCCTGGTCGAGGTCCCCGAGTCCACGCTGGTCGTCGGCAAGGTCGTACCGGCTCCCCCGCCTCGCCGACGGGAGGCCGCGACGCGCGAACTGGAGGCGATCGCGGCGCGCGCCTGGCCGGCGCTGGAGACCGAGCCACTGGGGGAGTGGTGGTTGCGGGCGTCGCAGGGCTTCACCGGGCGCGGCAACTCGGTGCTGCCGCTCGGCGACCCCGGCCTGCCGCTGGACGAGGCCGTGGACCGGGTCGTGGCTTGGTACCGGGCGCGGGACCTGCGGCCCCGGTTCCAGGTGGTGGTCGACAGCCCGCTCGACCAGGAGCTGGCGGCGCGTGGCTGGGTCGGCGAGGCGCCTGTCCTGGTGCTGACCGCTCCGGTCCGCGCTGTGCTCGGCGCGCTCGGCGCGTCCGATCCCGCGGCCGTGCGGCTGTCTACGCGGATCCCCGACGGCTGGCTGGACGTGTTCCGGGGCGGATCGGCACCGGCGGAGGTGGCCGCGGCCATCCTGGGCGCGCCGCCGCTCGTCCGGTTCGCCAGCGTCGGCGAGCCGCCGTACGCGATCGGGCGGGCCGTGGTGGAGGGTCGCTGGGTCGGGATCTTCGGGGTCGAGGTGCGCCCGGAACTGCGTCGGCGCGGCCTGGCCCGGGCGGTCCTGCGGGCGCTGCTCGAGTGGGGCGAGCAGGCGGGCGCGGACACCGCGTACCTGCAGGTCGAGGAGTCCAATGAACCGGCGCTCGCGCTGTACGCGGCGCTGGGGTTCCTGACCCACCACGCGTACCGGTACCGGCTGGCGTGA
- a CDS encoding SirB1 family protein has translation MRSTSRQRFQAAVHQGEVDQALACLLIAAEAEPDLRPEPWLAYLDELAARVALPTAGTPTELARALGAALGEREGFHGDEWEYENLRASLLHEVLRRRRGLPILLSVVWLEVARRIGVPAYGVALPGHFVVGIGDPDGDHVLVDPFRRGMTLSPEAAAELVAELGGRLRPEHLRPADPVGILLRILTNISVWARLHEQPRVQLWAVELSLLLPRHPAELRRERGELLVRIGDFLGGAAELEAYAELIAGVDPQEAERTLAEARMARARLN, from the coding sequence GTGCGCAGTACCAGCCGACAGCGTTTCCAGGCGGCCGTGCACCAGGGCGAGGTCGATCAAGCCCTGGCATGCCTGCTGATCGCCGCCGAGGCGGAGCCGGACCTGCGGCCCGAGCCGTGGCTGGCGTACCTGGACGAGCTGGCCGCGCGGGTCGCTCTCCCCACCGCCGGCACGCCGACGGAGCTGGCGCGGGCTCTCGGCGCGGCGCTGGGCGAGCGCGAGGGCTTCCACGGCGACGAGTGGGAGTACGAGAACCTGCGCGCGTCCCTGCTGCACGAGGTGCTGCGGCGGCGCCGGGGGCTGCCGATCCTGCTGTCGGTCGTGTGGCTGGAGGTGGCCCGGCGGATCGGGGTGCCCGCGTACGGGGTCGCGCTGCCCGGGCACTTCGTGGTGGGGATAGGGGACCCGGACGGGGACCATGTGCTGGTCGATCCGTTCCGGCGGGGCATGACGTTGTCGCCGGAGGCGGCCGCCGAGCTGGTCGCCGAACTCGGCGGCCGGTTGCGCCCGGAGCACCTGCGCCCGGCGGACCCGGTCGGGATCCTGCTGCGCATCCTCACCAACATCAGCGTCTGGGCCCGGCTGCACGAGCAGCCGCGTGTCCAGCTGTGGGCGGTGGAGCTCTCCCTGCTGCTGCCCCGCCATCCGGCGGAGCTACGGCGGGAGCGCGGCGAGCTGCTGGTCCGGATCGGCGACTTCCTCGGGGGTGCTGCCGAGCTGGAGGCGTACGCCGAGCTGATAGCCGGCGTCGACCCGCAGGAAGCCGAGCGGACCCTGGCCGAGGCCCGGATGGCGCGCGCCCGCCTGAACTAG
- a CDS encoding nucleotidyl transferase family protein — translation MDTRTGELTEVRPSGSRLLRVLVRGPATPGPTHLEELRLLVLGDLVRRVVERQGLRVLAAWSTTAPGRPAEQPRHPARQDLAELNIPQMYAEDVAGVLDGVVDLELAGADAAPSDSVRVLVRVGRLLFAGREPGGAGLAEVAARGYDPLAVRLAFLEHRYGERLELTWETLGAADATLRRWRHGVAEWAEHPSRPASEAYVDEARAALDADLDTPGALAALRRLERDPDVPPGAKFETFALLDQVLALDLAREVGRPPGG, via the coding sequence ATGGACACCCGGACCGGGGAGCTGACGGAGGTCCGCCCGAGCGGCAGCCGGCTGCTGCGGGTGCTCGTGCGTGGCCCGGCCACGCCCGGGCCGACGCATCTGGAGGAGCTGCGGCTGCTCGTGTTGGGCGACCTGGTCAGGCGAGTGGTGGAGCGGCAGGGGCTACGCGTGCTGGCCGCGTGGAGCACCACCGCGCCGGGGCGTCCCGCCGAGCAGCCCCGCCACCCGGCGCGCCAGGATCTCGCCGAGCTGAACATCCCCCAGATGTACGCCGAGGACGTGGCGGGCGTCCTCGACGGGGTGGTGGACCTGGAACTCGCCGGCGCCGACGCCGCGCCCTCCGACTCGGTGCGGGTCCTGGTGCGCGTCGGGCGGCTGCTGTTCGCCGGCCGCGAACCCGGCGGGGCGGGCCTGGCGGAGGTGGCCGCGCGGGGGTACGACCCGCTGGCGGTGCGGCTGGCGTTCCTGGAGCACCGGTACGGGGAGCGACTGGAGCTCACCTGGGAGACGCTCGGCGCCGCCGACGCGACGCTGCGGCGCTGGCGGCACGGCGTGGCGGAGTGGGCCGAACACCCGAGCCGGCCGGCCTCGGAGGCGTACGTGGACGAAGCGCGGGCGGCGCTCGACGCCGACCTGGACACGCCGGGCGCGCTCGCCGCGCTGCGCCGGCTGGAGCGGGACCCGGACGTGCCGCCGGGCGCGAAGTTCGAGACGTTCGCCCTGCTGGACCAGGTGCTCGCCCTCGATCTCGCCCGGGAGGTGGGCCGGCCGCCCGGCGGCTGA
- a CDS encoding VanW family protein has protein sequence MPSADEPTIVIPVQQVRSQHPQQPTSAPAPPPQDQPPYQQPLGHPPAHQQPWQSTPDVDGSDGFGREPAGEAADERLSRRRRVLLGVGGTATLFAVLYGGAVAYAGDGVPRGTTVRGVDIGGLSPQEAERKLVERLGPRASEPMTVQVGDARLRLDPKRAGLGFDPRGTVVAAGTRSLNPIKLFGSLFGGGREIAPKITVAEEQLRASLELVAEQVAERPREGSITFRDGTPKAVMPREGRTVDIVAAEQAIRAGYLSPEGITLPTVVAKPKVTREEVERAMKEFAEPAVSGPVVVSVEGKKARLPVRTFAKHLSMVPDAQGRLQPKLAAVELYADAEEVLDPLQEKPQDATFKIVGGRPTVVPSKAGKVIKPTELAESVLAVLPKRTGRTAVVQLHPEQPKLTTEEAKSLGVKEVIGTWTTHYVPAPYKNVNIHRAADLIRGSVILPGEEWSLNKTVGERTAANGFVKGLIINDGRLYEDYGGGTSAVATTTFNAAFFSGVKILEFHPHSFYISIYPEGREATVAWPYKDLRFRNTLDSAIVIDTSYTNSSVTVTFWGTKEYQVQAGKSPRRNIRQPREIVDDSVNCANQNPQPGFEVDVYRLLHKDGHLVKRETYHVKYNPADKITCKRPERSRQRR, from the coding sequence GTGCCGTCGGCGGATGAGCCGACCATCGTGATCCCGGTCCAGCAGGTGCGTTCCCAGCACCCGCAGCAGCCCACGTCGGCGCCCGCGCCCCCGCCGCAGGACCAGCCGCCGTATCAGCAGCCGCTCGGCCACCCTCCGGCGCACCAGCAGCCGTGGCAGTCCACACCGGACGTCGACGGGAGCGACGGGTTCGGCCGGGAGCCGGCCGGGGAGGCCGCGGACGAGCGGCTGTCCCGACGTCGCCGCGTCCTGCTCGGCGTGGGCGGCACGGCCACGCTGTTCGCCGTCCTGTACGGCGGGGCGGTCGCCTACGCGGGTGACGGCGTCCCGCGCGGTACGACCGTCCGCGGCGTCGACATCGGCGGCCTGTCCCCGCAGGAGGCCGAGCGCAAGCTGGTCGAGCGGCTCGGTCCCCGCGCGAGCGAGCCGATGACCGTCCAGGTCGGCGACGCGCGGCTGCGGCTCGACCCGAAGCGTGCCGGGCTCGGTTTCGACCCGCGCGGCACGGTGGTCGCGGCCGGCACCCGCAGCCTGAACCCGATCAAGCTGTTCGGATCACTGTTCGGGGGCGGGCGCGAGATCGCGCCGAAGATCACCGTGGCGGAGGAGCAGCTGCGCGCCTCGCTCGAGCTGGTCGCCGAGCAGGTCGCCGAGCGCCCGCGCGAGGGCTCGATCACGTTCCGGGACGGCACTCCCAAGGCGGTGATGCCCCGCGAGGGCCGCACCGTGGACATCGTCGCCGCCGAGCAGGCGATCCGGGCCGGGTACCTGTCGCCCGAAGGCATCACCCTGCCGACCGTGGTGGCGAAGCCCAAGGTGACCCGCGAAGAGGTCGAGCGGGCGATGAAGGAGTTCGCCGAACCGGCGGTCTCCGGCCCGGTCGTGGTGTCCGTCGAGGGTAAGAAGGCGCGGCTGCCGGTCCGCACCTTCGCCAAGCACCTCAGCATGGTCCCGGATGCCCAAGGCCGACTCCAGCCGAAGCTGGCGGCGGTGGAACTGTACGCGGACGCCGAGGAGGTGCTCGACCCGCTGCAGGAAAAGCCGCAGGACGCCACCTTCAAGATCGTCGGCGGCCGGCCGACCGTGGTGCCCTCCAAAGCCGGCAAGGTGATCAAGCCGACCGAGCTGGCCGAGTCGGTGCTCGCGGTGTTGCCCAAGCGCACCGGGCGCACCGCGGTCGTCCAGCTCCACCCGGAGCAGCCCAAGCTCACCACCGAGGAGGCGAAGTCCCTCGGGGTGAAGGAGGTCATCGGCACCTGGACGACCCACTATGTGCCCGCTCCGTACAAGAACGTGAACATCCACCGGGCGGCCGACCTGATCCGGGGTTCGGTGATCCTGCCCGGTGAGGAGTGGAGCCTCAACAAGACCGTCGGCGAGCGGACCGCGGCCAACGGGTTCGTCAAGGGGCTGATCATCAACGACGGCCGGCTGTACGAGGACTACGGCGGCGGTACCTCCGCGGTGGCCACCACCACCTTCAACGCGGCCTTCTTCTCCGGGGTGAAGATCCTGGAGTTCCACCCGCACTCGTTCTACATCTCGATCTACCCCGAGGGCCGCGAGGCCACCGTTGCCTGGCCCTACAAGGACCTGCGCTTCCGCAACACCCTGGACAGCGCGATCGTCATCGACACTTCGTACACCAACAGCTCGGTGACGGTGACCTTCTGGGGCACCAAGGAGTACCAGGTCCAGGCCGGCAAGTCGCCGCGCCGCAACATCAGGCAGCCGCGTGAGATCGTCGACGACAGCGTGAACTGCGCGAACCAGAACCCCCAGCCGGGCTTCGAGGTGGACGTCTACCGCCTCCTGCACAAGGACGGTCACCTGGTGAAGCGGGAGACGTACCACGTCAAGTACAACCCGGCCGACAAGATCACCTGCAAGAGGCCGGAGCGATCGCGGCAACGCCGGTGA
- a CDS encoding flavin reductase family protein, which translates to MNAEPLQSQQPAAPLPVREGGPGTVSVAEFRRAAGCFATGITVVTTVADGVDHAMTANAFTSVSLDPLLVLVCVEKTTRFHAAILASGRWAVSVLAESAKEAAAWFATRGRPLEGQLNRFPHDRGPHTGAAILRDSMASMECRTHAVYDGGDHSIVVGEVLAVRAMNPQTSPLLYFRGGYHTLGRAT; encoded by the coding sequence GTGAACGCCGAGCCGCTACAAAGCCAGCAGCCCGCAGCCCCTCTTCCGGTCCGGGAAGGGGGGCCCGGCACGGTCAGCGTGGCCGAGTTCCGGCGGGCCGCCGGCTGCTTCGCCACCGGTATCACAGTCGTCACCACGGTCGCCGACGGCGTCGACCACGCGATGACCGCGAACGCGTTCACCTCGGTCTCGCTGGACCCGCTGCTGGTGCTCGTCTGCGTGGAGAAGACCACCCGCTTTCATGCGGCGATCCTGGCGTCGGGCCGGTGGGCCGTGTCCGTGCTCGCCGAGAGCGCCAAGGAAGCCGCGGCGTGGTTCGCCACCCGGGGCCGGCCGCTGGAAGGGCAGCTCAACCGGTTCCCCCATGATCGGGGTCCACACACCGGCGCGGCGATCCTGCGCGACTCGATGGCGAGCATGGAGTGCCGTACGCACGCGGTGTACGACGGCGGAGACCACAGCATCGTCGTGGGAGAGGTGCTGGCGGTGCGGGCCATGAACCCGCAGACCTCGCCGCTGTTGTACTTCCGTGGTGGATATCACACCTTGGGACGCGCGACCTGA
- a CDS encoding DUF6113 family protein: MTSAHLVDSGVPAQPPHRRRRRALAVVGLVLAYLLLLVLGVAVGVVGAFYSGWKLGHGTFALPAGLLLGIVGCLALFLGGRQLVLSRLGAAVPGVAWLLAVIVLSAARPEGDVVLPANAITGYAYLFGGAIAAAFASSLPTLPDKRRILNARS; encoded by the coding sequence ATGACGTCGGCGCACCTCGTGGACTCCGGCGTCCCGGCCCAGCCTCCGCACCGGAGGCGACGCCGGGCGCTGGCCGTGGTTGGGCTGGTGCTCGCGTACCTGCTGCTCCTCGTCCTCGGCGTCGCGGTCGGCGTGGTGGGCGCCTTCTACTCGGGCTGGAAGCTCGGCCACGGGACGTTCGCCCTCCCGGCCGGCCTGCTGCTCGGGATCGTCGGCTGCTTGGCGCTCTTCCTCGGCGGGCGTCAGCTCGTGCTCAGCCGGCTGGGCGCGGCCGTCCCCGGGGTGGCCTGGCTGCTCGCGGTCATCGTGCTCTCCGCTGCCCGCCCGGAAGGGGACGTGGTGCTACCAGCCAACGCGATCACCGGGTATGCGTACCTCTTCGGCGGCGCGATCGCCGCCGCGTTCGCGTCCAGCCTGCCGACTCTTCCGGACAAACGGCGCATCCTGAATGCTCGATCCTGA
- the mshB gene encoding N-acetyl-1-D-myo-inositol-2-amino-2-deoxy-alpha-D-glucopyranoside deacetylase, translated as MTSPSDAKRRLLLVHAHPDDESINNGVTMARYAAEGAHVTLVTCTLGEEGEILVPELAHLAREDRLGEHRIGELANAMRALGVTDHRFLGAPGKYRDSGMMGTPANERPDCFWRADLDEAAADLVAVVREVRPQVLVTYDENGGYGHPDHIQAHRVAMRAADLAADPRFRPDLGAPWEIAKIYWNAVPRSVVEQGLDALRQAAGEIPFAVPEDPAELVIAVDDALITTVIDGTEHAEAKRAALRAHATQIAVDGFFFALTNNLGQWILATEYYRLARGQAVPGPDGRETDLFAGVA; from the coding sequence ATGACCAGCCCCAGCGACGCGAAGCGACGCCTGCTGCTCGTCCACGCCCACCCCGACGACGAGTCGATCAACAACGGCGTCACCATGGCCCGCTACGCGGCCGAGGGCGCCCACGTGACCCTCGTCACCTGCACCCTCGGCGAGGAGGGCGAGATCCTCGTGCCCGAGCTGGCGCACCTCGCCCGGGAGGATCGGCTCGGCGAGCACCGGATCGGCGAGCTGGCCAACGCCATGCGGGCGCTCGGCGTAACCGACCACCGGTTCCTCGGCGCGCCGGGCAAGTACCGCGACTCGGGCATGATGGGCACCCCCGCCAACGAGCGGCCCGACTGCTTTTGGCGTGCCGACCTGGACGAGGCCGCTGCCGACCTGGTCGCGGTGGTCCGCGAGGTCCGGCCGCAGGTACTGGTCACGTACGACGAGAACGGCGGGTACGGCCACCCCGACCACATCCAGGCTCATCGCGTCGCCATGCGCGCCGCCGACCTCGCGGCCGACCCCAGATTCCGGCCCGACCTCGGCGCGCCCTGGGAGATCGCGAAGATCTACTGGAACGCGGTGCCGCGCTCGGTCGTCGAGCAGGGCCTGGACGCGCTGCGCCAGGCAGCCGGAGAGATCCCCTTCGCCGTGCCGGAGGACCCGGCGGAGCTGGTCATCGCGGTTGACGACGCCCTGATCACCACGGTCATCGACGGCACCGAGCACGCCGAGGCCAAGCGCGCGGCCCTGCGCGCCCACGCCACCCAGATCGCGGTGGACGGGTTCTTCTTCGCGCTCACCAACAACCTGGGCCAGTGGATCCTCGCCACCGAGTACTACCGGCTCGCGCGCGGCCAGGCCGTGCCCGGCCCGGACGGTCGGGAGACCGACCTGTTCGCGGGGGTGGCATGA